From the Micromonospora echinospora genome, the window GCAAGGCCGCCGAGCAGATCGTCGTGCCGCTGTTCCGCCGTCTCGACGACCACGAGATCACCGAGAAGGCCCCGGGCGACGTGGTCACCGTCGCCGACCAGCGGGCCGAGGAGATGATCTCCGAGGAGCTGCTCCGGTTGCGTCCCGGCTCGGTGGTGGTCGGCGAGGAGGCCGTCGCCGCCGACCCCGCGCTCCTGGCGCACCTGCGCGCAACGGGGGACGTCTGGCTGGTCGACCCGGTCGACGGCACCGCCAACTTCGCCTCCGGGCAGCGGCCGTTCGCCCTGATGGTGGCCCTGCTGACCGAGGGCGAACCGGCGGCGTCCTGGATCCTCGACCCGCTGGCCGACAACCTGGCCGTGGGCCGGGCCGGCGCGGGCGTACGTCTGGACGGCCGGACGGTCGACACGGCCGGTCGGGTGCCGCCCCTCGACGAGTTGCGTGGCGCGTCGATGAGCCACTACCTGCCACCGCCGATGCGGTCCCGGGCGACGGCCGGCGGCCGGCGGCTCGGCGAGGTCCTCCCCGGTCAGCACTGCGCCGGCCGGGAGTACCTCGACGTGCTCGCGGGCACGCAGCACTTCGTGCTCTTCTGGCGGACGTTCCCGTGGGACCACGTGCCGGGCGCGCTGCTGGTCCGGGAGGCCGGCGGGGTGGTCCGCCGGTTCGACGGCACCGACTATCACCCGGCCGTCGACGACCACGGGCTGCTGGTGGCCGCGAACGAGCAGATCTGGGACGCGGTGCACGCCGCCCTGCTCGCCGACTGAGACACCCCCGACGGGCCGGCCGTCCGGGTAGTCACGGGCTCGGACTGAGACACCCCGACGGGCCGGCTGTCCGAGCCGTCACCGGCTCGGACGGCGGCCGGCGGTCCGGTATTGTGACCGGCGGTCCACGCCGAGGACGCGCCCGGGGCCGGGCCGCGTCCCGGCTGACGAGAGGACATCGCTTTCGTGCGCAGGACGGCTCTCCACCGGTGTCGCGGCCTCCGGCCGCTGGTCGCACTGCTCGCCGTGGTGGCGCTCGTGCTCGGCGGGGCCGCCCCCGCGCACGCCGAGCCGGCCGAGGGCGGCACCAAGGCGCTTCGGGACGCCTTGGAGGCCAGTGCCAAGGGCCACATCGAGGCCACCGCCAAGCTGGAGAACTCCAAGAAGCGGCAGGAGCAGCTCACCACCGAGCTGAAGAACATCGAGACCCGACTGGTCGGACTGACCGCCCAGGTGACCAAGGTGGCCGTCCAGTCGTACAAGCAGGGGCGGCTGACCGCCACCGGGCTGCTGTTGCAGAGCAGCGCGCCGGAGACGTTCCTCCAGCGGGCCGCCGAACTGGACGTGATGGCCCAGCGGGACGCCCAGCGACTGCGGGCGCTCGCCGACGAACGCGGCCGTGCCGACCGGGCCAAGCTGGCCATCGACGCCGAGGTCCGCGAGCAGATCAAGCAGGTCAACCAGTTGGCCAAGAAGAAGCGGGAGGCCGAACGGGCGCTCGCCGCGGTCAGCTCCGGCCCCAGTAGCGGCTTCGGCAGCGGTGGGTCCGCCACCGCCCGGCCGGCGCCGCGCAATCCGGATGGTTCCTGGCCGTCGGAGTCCTGCTCGGTGAACGACCCGACCACCTCGGGCTGCATCACCGCGCGCACCCTCAACGCCCTCCAGCAGGCCCAGGCGGCCGGCTACCGGCGACACGTCTCCTGCTTCCGCAGCGGCGGGTCGGGCGAACACCCCAAGGGGCGGGCGTGCGACTTCTCCGCCGCCACCAACGGCTTCAAGGACGAGACGGCCACCGGCGGCGACAAGGACTACGGTGACCGGCTCGCCGCCTGGTACGTCCGCAACGCCAGCCGCCTCGGCGTGCTCTACGTGATCTGGTACCGGCAGATCTGGCATCCGGGCACCGGCTGGCAGGCGTACGGCGGCCGGGGCAGCCCCGCTGCCGACCACACGAACCACGTTCATCTCTCCATGTACTGACCGTCCCTACCAGGAACGCTGCGTACCA encodes:
- a CDS encoding inositol monophosphatase family protein → MVDDTLLDDVGGLLRKAAEQIVVPLFRRLDDHEITEKAPGDVVTVADQRAEEMISEELLRLRPGSVVVGEEAVAADPALLAHLRATGDVWLVDPVDGTANFASGQRPFALMVALLTEGEPAASWILDPLADNLAVGRAGAGVRLDGRTVDTAGRVPPLDELRGASMSHYLPPPMRSRATAGGRRLGEVLPGQHCAGREYLDVLAGTQHFVLFWRTFPWDHVPGALLVREAGGVVRRFDGTDYHPAVDDHGLLVAANEQIWDAVHAALLAD
- a CDS encoding coiled-coil domain-containing protein, coding for MRRTALHRCRGLRPLVALLAVVALVLGGAAPAHAEPAEGGTKALRDALEASAKGHIEATAKLENSKKRQEQLTTELKNIETRLVGLTAQVTKVAVQSYKQGRLTATGLLLQSSAPETFLQRAAELDVMAQRDAQRLRALADERGRADRAKLAIDAEVREQIKQVNQLAKKKREAERALAAVSSGPSSGFGSGGSATARPAPRNPDGSWPSESCSVNDPTTSGCITARTLNALQQAQAAGYRRHVSCFRSGGSGEHPKGRACDFSAATNGFKDETATGGDKDYGDRLAAWYVRNASRLGVLYVIWYRQIWHPGTGWQAYGGRGSPAADHTNHVHLSMY